A stretch of DNA from Cryptomeria japonica chromosome 4, Sugi_1.0, whole genome shotgun sequence:
CCGATCTCTTCTTTTAGAAAACTTATTGTTAGGATCATGAAGGTTCAAGATGATCCCAGAATATCCATCATGCAACTAGTAGAAATATTAGCAACATGATTAGAATCATCAAGGAGAGAAGTTCCCTTGATGATTCTATAATTCCAGAAGGTATAATTCCCAACTCAAGTACCACTAGTGTTATAGCCATGGGCCCTACAATCTTTGAAGAAGGACTTCTTAAGTCTTTCTTGCTTGTCACTTTAGATGTTATTTTATTGGATTTCTTGATATCAAGTTAATGAACTTTAATAAAACTTGACAAGAGATCATTCTTATGAGAGTTATTTAACCCTTTTATATTCCAAGATATGACTTTAATATTTGCATAAATTATACTTTCTATGCAATTGGATAAAATTTAATAGGATCTATGATTAATATGAATGAttgaaataaatttgaaaagtgAGATCCAAggcattattatttatttaagaaCCCCTAAATATATCTATGGGATATCATAAATATGCTTAACTAGTGTCTTTTGTTCTTTCCTAGGACCCATATACATTATTCATTTAAAAAGGTAGAATCATATCCTCAAAAGGAtaagggtaatgcaaaattttcaatGTAGAACATGTATTTGTTAATTTGGCTTGATATTAAAATTTATGAATAAGATATCTAGTTGTGTATAATATGCATTTTCACTCATATATTCTaatattattagattattatttatATTACAAATAGAAGGTTAAAATTGGAATCTATGTTTCagtatataatttatattatttcaatGCATATTATATGATTTGTTTTACCTTCAGCATTATTAGACCCTTAACAAAGATCAACCTAATATGATAGTTTATAGTAGATAAGAATTAGCGTTCTGAATTTCCAATATCATTAGAGTATTATGTGACATAATTACATCTTGGAGGTTATAGCATCCCTTCAATGATATATTACgtttttatattgttttttttgtATTCAATGATAATTATATTCAAATTATGTTCATATGATTGATTGTATTTGTAGTCATACACATAATATTCTAAGAAAAAAAAGTGAGTAAGAAAATTTAGCATATGAACACGTCACGTTACTCAAAATTTTTTCCATGAAAAGTACATTCTGCACTATTTTATTATAAGATACTTACAAAATAAATTACTTCTAATGAATTAATGGTTATAAAATCTTAACATTCATCATTTCTTTTAAGGCTAAGCAATAAAATATACTAAATTCATttgttattttataatattttttgaagaattatttatatTAGTTAAGTGACTTTTAATATCCTTATCTTATTTTAAGAAAATACTAgtcttatttttaaaatatttcagCCCACCCTTAAAAAGTCACTTAACAAATGTATCTTTAGCGAGTTTTTTTTAtatgtaaaatttattttatttgtagaGAAGAGTGAAGATACATGTTAATAATAAAATATCAAAAtcattttgaatatatatatatatatatatatatatatataatagctaaaaattacatattaTCTTCAAATATCTCTTCTTCATTCTAATATTAGTAACTGACTACTTACAAAATATCACAACAAACCAAACCcatattgtgaaatataaaatattatagatTCATatgaaatacaatataaaaataagGTAACAATATGCAACAATTGAAGCCAATTGAGTGAAGAGTATAGATGTATATGTAGAGCTAAGATGTAGATGTAGACCAATCCTCAATATTAGCTTTTGGACCACTAGTGCTCTCAAGAAGAGGTGATATATCAATGGGCAAATGAAAAGCTCTAGGAATACCAAGAAATGCATCTACTATATTTTCTAATCTATCAACTATCTCTATCATATTTGGGCGTTGTTGTGGTAGCTCCCTTGTACAAACCAATCCTACTTGTATACATTGAGTAAGGCATGCCAATACCATTGATATATTTATCTCATTAACATCTTGAAGTAGGTAGTTGTCAACAACTTCTATTATTTTATTTGGGAAGTCCATACTAGCCCATTTTGGTAGATTGATACCTTCTTTAAACATATCATTTGTAGGTCTCTTCCTTGTCAACAACTCTAAAATTAAAATTCCATAGCTATATACATCTCCTTTTGTTGAAACATTTCCACCCATTGAATACtctacaatacaatacaataattaGTTATTCTCATGTCATTTGAAATAtccatacaaaaaataaaaataacttaaTGATAAATTTGATATTGTAATGTGCAAAATTTATACCTGGTGCAATGTACCCAATGGATCCCTTAAGTGCACTTGAAGAAGTCAATGAATCTGATGAACTCCCAAATAGGATCTTGGTAATGCCAAAGTCTGCTATATATGGAGTAAAGTCATCATCTAATAGTACATTGTTCGGTTTTAGGTCACAATGAATGACTTGGACAAAACAATGATGATGTAGATATGCCATTCCTTGTGCTATCTCCTTTGCTATTTTTAATCGATTAGACAAAGTTAATGTGCATTCATCTCCTCCTTGGGGATATAGCCATTTCTCCAAACTTCCATTTGACATGAATGGAAGAACCAATGCTTTGAAATCAAGGTTGGAACAAATTGAAGTGATTTTGATAACATTGCGGTGCCTAACTCTTTTTAACACATTACATTCTCTCTCAAAACCTTTGATAGAATTTTCATCTAGCATATTGAGAGCTTTAACAGCAATATCTGTACCATCCTTGAGTGTCCCTTTATAAACAGAACCAAAACTACCATCCCCTACCAAATTGGTATGGCTAAACCCATTAGTTGCTTCTACAAGTTCTTCATATGAAATTCTTTTAAGCCCAATATTTATGTCAGGGACATTTTTATTACTATGCCTCATATAGTAAATTACTAATATAAAAGATATGATGAAGATTGTAGTGCCAATTACAGCTGGTACTATCACCTTTTTGGACATTAAGAATTGCTCATGTTTGGGATTTGAGCATGGCTGCAATTTAATCCACTTACCACAAAGACCAATATTTCCTAAAATTGCTGACTTGTCAATTGTTGTAAAAACTCCTCCCTCTGGAACCTCTCCTGTTAAGCTATTTGAAGAGAGATTGATATGTTGAAGCATTTTCATTTCTTTAAAACCTACTGGGATTGTACCTGACAAATTGTTGCATGACATATCAATGTCTTGAAGATTTTTTAGATTTGTGAGTGATACTGGTATCGGGCCATTAAATGAATTTCTTGAAAGATTCAAATATTGCAAGTTTTTGCAACTTGACAATGCACCTGAAATTTCCCCTGAAAAGTTGTTAAGAGACACATCTATAGCTTGGACCATTGCCATTTTACTTATTACTGAAATAGAACCTTGTaataaattatttgaaatattcaaataaaattgCAAATTTGTAAGGCTTGCCCAATCATCAGGAATATTTCCTTCTAGTTTATTCTGAGCCAAATCCACCTTCTCCAAAGTTATGCATCTCCCTAAACCAGCAGGAATTTTCCCTGACAATTGATTTTTATCAATGAGTAAATCTCTTAATTGTGAAAGACCACCCAAACTTTCTGGAATTTTCCCTGAAATCATGTTTTCACTAAGTGACAGCAACCCAAGTTGTTTTGCATGGCCCAAACTTTCTGGAATTCTTCCATCTAAATTATTTTCCTCCAATAGCAATCTTTCTAGGTTTAGAAGCAAACCAAGTGTTGATGGAATCGAACCATTGAAATGATTATTAGATAAAGTTAATACTTGCATCTTTGTGAGGTTACCAATTCCACTTGGTATATTTCCCTCAATTCTATTATTAGAAAAATCTAAGTAGGAGAGTTCGCTTGATAGCTTGCTAATAGAAGAGGGCAAAATGCCAGTGAGATAATTATGAGAGAAGCTTAGAAATTGTAGAGATGAACAATTAGACAAGGCAGTTAGAATAGATAAATCACTACTTCCACTAACAAGATTATTTCCCCCTAAATTAAGCCACTGAAGTTGGAGCAAGTTGCCAAATTCTAGTGGCACCAAGCCACTAAGTTGGTTAAGCTCTAATTCAAGCACTTGAAGCTGAGTGCAATTAGAGAGGGACGTTGGGATTTCTCCAATGAATTGGTTTCCCCATAAGAGCAAAACTTGCAACTCTGGTAGGTTACCAAATTGCCAAGGAATGTGGCCAGTTAAGTAATTACCATATAATGATAATTTTTGGAGAAGAGAGCAATTGAAAAGAGTGTTGGGAATCACTCCTGTGAAGCTGTTTTCAAGATCAAGCCTTCTAAGTTGACTAAGCATACCCAATTCCATAGGAATATGACCATATAGTCTATTTCCTCCCAACTCCAAGTCAGTTAAGGAGGATAGATTTCCAAGAGAGGATGGAATTGTGCCTGTCAGTTGGTTCCGCTCTAATGCAATAATTTCTAATTGTGAAAGAAGGCCAAGCTCAAAGGGAATTTCGCCACTCAAATTGTTATAAGAGAGGAGGAGCTTGTTCAATGAACGACAATCAGCTAGAGTGGATGGGATGGGGCCTTCCAATTCATTTCTAGACAATCGAAGTATTCTAAGGCGAGAAAGCCTTCCCAACTCAGGCGGAATATGGCCATGAAAGTGGTTATTCCAAAGAGAGAGTActttaagaaaagaaagatttccaatGAAAGGAGAGATGGGGCCCACTAAAGACATACCTGTAAGATTGAAGGAAACCACGCGTTGGTGACGAGAAGAGCAGGCTATACCAGTCCAATTGCAAAATGAATGGTTGGGAGACCAGTCAAGCAAATAATTCTGAGGGTCCAAAATGAGGGAACGCTTAAATGTGAGAAGAGCGTCTTCATCAGACTGATAAGAATGAGCAGAATATGAGACCTGAATAGAGAGGAAGAACAACAGGAAAACAAGCATCTTCATGTCTTAGCTTCAACTGAGGAGGAAAATGGTGTGGGTTGAACTTTGCTAGTTTCACATATTTATAGTCTGCACAAATTACTTGGATGGATACCATCCACTGATCGTCAAACATCATCTTAGTGAGTGGAAGAGTAGGTGCTGAACAGATAGCTGAACATGACCGAGCCGCCTGGAATATTAATTTGATAGTTTCTCTGCTTCCAAATTTGAACAATTCAATGCTATACGTTTTTTATATTGAAGTCATTGAAATGAACACGAAACTGAGCTATCCAAGTGCCGAAAGAGTATTTGGGAATTGAATGGGTTCATTGACTTTTGCAAAAGCACTCAGGTGACTCGTTGGATACATTGAAGCAAGCATAAATTTGcatattaaaatataaattcattagtttatttctattatattttatttatgtttcaAATTGTTTGAGATTTACTAGTTATCATTGTATTGTAGAATATGAAATGGTGGAAATATTTTACTACAAGGAGATGCATATGGTTATAGAATTTATTTATAGATTTGTTGATTTGGAGAATTTTGGGAGATGATATGTTTGTAGAAAACATCAATTTATCAAAATGGATAATTATGGATTTTTGAAATACACTAATAGAAATGGTGGACATCAACCTGTTTAGAGCTGGTCAGGAACTAGATATATAAATGATATTGTTATGTTTATCTTAATTCATATAAGTCAGATTAATGCACTTTTTGAAATACACTAATAGAAACAGTGGACAACAACCTATTTAGAGCTGACAAAGAACTAGATATATAAATGATATTGTTATATTTATCTTAATTCATATAATTCAGATTCATTCATACAAGCTTTGTGTACTTTGCATCCTAGCATTCATGTCATCAAACTGAGCCAAATTCACAAATTTGCAAGGTTAGATTGGTGCCCACTACTTTGGTTTTTTAAATATGTGAGAATCATTGATCTTGAATCTACAAATTTCTGACCATTGGATATGAATCTAGTTGTAAAGTGGAGTTGATCGTAGACCCTACTAACAAAGTACATGTGTCATATTTTTGTGATTCCACTATGAAAATCTGGACAACCCACACATGGCCCATAAGTTTGGTAGGGTTGTTGGATTGAATCAATTATAAATCTAGATTGCtcaaaacattcattcatttaTAAATTCAACAATATAGTGGGCTCCGCCAACATATGTCTTCCTTCTATGATTTTGGAGTGTTGACTAGATTTCGATTCATTTGTTTTTGGTTCTTTTCAAAGGTCATTTTGTCCATTTTTTAATCTTTGTTGAGGTTTCTAAGGTCTTCAAATTTGATTTCAAAATTTTTTCAAAAGAAATCCCCTTAGAGGGTAACTTTACTATCTCCCAAATTATATAGGATATTGAGCTAATTCATTCACCATTCACTTTATTGTTTAATTTCACTCCTTGGGGCTAGTATTTATGTTCATACATGCATGTATAGGTTAACTTACTAAAAATAAGTTAGCTAAGTAATTTTGGCCTTTTGAAACCTCTGATCATCCTACACCTTGTAAGTGTCACCATGGGCTCAATGACAActtaagaaataaaaaaaatatgagtAAAATCTAAATTTTACGGGTGATGCAAAATTGTCCTTACACCATCAAATGCTCTTGCATCACAAATGAAAGAAATATATAATCATAGAGTTCACTCTTTTATGTAAATGTAGCTTCATGTGCTTCACTTTTCTTGAATCTCAACTATTGATAGCCAGATTATAAGTTTGTCTTAGAGAAAATAGCCACACCCTTCACCTATTCATAAGCATCATTTATTCTAGGTAGAGAATCCATTTTTTTTGTTACTTTGTTGAAGATTTAATGTTGAATGTAATATTGAAGGGTTTTACTGACGGCCTTACAATTTTTAAGGATTTTCATGTTTGTTAGGGTTAAAAATTGTTAAATTTTTCTTAAACCCTAAGCCCTTATGCTTGAAAGCTTTCTTTGCATTCTATTTTgctattgactagttataccttgTACTTGATCACTTAAGTTACAACTTAAGTCTATCTTCTTGTCCAAATAATCTACCCCATTCTATAATGTATTAAATTTTAATTGACCAATGTATTTTCCCTAAGTCTTAGAATTTTTAACTCAAGTGATTAATTTTTCGTGTTGTAATAAAATCCCCTTAGATGTTTTGGGCCCCACCAAGTATTTTCTTCTCACTCCTTGTGAGTTTTGAAGGGGCTCAAAGCCTTATTTTTTGAGCATTGTGAAATGGAAAAATAGCCCTATGTGGCTATGTTCTAAGGATTCTATATTATGGTCTTATCATCCTACATTTCCACTAGAGCTAAGTTGTCAAATAGAAAAGATGTTAAAAATTGTAAGAGGGCTTTGCAAGTGTTTATGGCATGACCACTTTGAACACTAATACCTTAGTTAATCTTTGAAAGGTCAAATTGATCTCATTTTTTTATCATCTACATCATGTTTAGATTAATGGTACTCATGCTCCCACAATCCATACAGAGTAACTATTCAAAATGTAGAAAAAGTAAAGATTGGGATACATTAGAAACCAACTTATTTAATTTTacatctttttttctttctttaaacaATTTCCCAATTAGATTTTTCTTCTAGATTTGTAGACCCAGGAGAAGGGGAAGATGAAACCCCTTTAGAAGACCCACCTAAGGGCACATCATAGAATGAATTAGGTGGGAATAAAATAAGACCATGAGTAAGAGTAGTgtcacaataaacatcaactaaggTAAGAGGAAATAACAATTGGACACGCAATTGACAATGAGCCTACTACAAAAAATATCACCAACACTTCACAAGAGTGTAGGTAACCTATATTGGTGAAGTTATCAATGGCTTCTAAAATTACCGAAACCATTCAGAATGTACCTCGTAAAGAGAAGAGTTCATATCAATCTGAGGAATTCTACCTTCAATTAGACTAGTTGTAAACGCAGTGAGGAGCCTCAATAGGATCTTGTCAATTTAGTTTTAGAATACTCTCTACCCTGCTCAACCCCAATGGAAAGTCAGTTAAATGAAGGTTTGGAAGGACTGAACAACTTTAAGGAGTATAGGAAGATGAGGATCTAGACGTTGAAGGGAAAAATAAGGAATGATATGTCTAGCAAAGGATTATTGTAGAGATGAAAGACCTTAGTGCAAGAGTGGAGAACTTAGAAACATCTCAGAATTGTCTTCGATGTGAAAGAAATAGGGATTGCATAAGGAAGTTGGAGGGAAGTATACAAGACCTAATAAGGATAAACTAGTACCTAATGCAAGATTGTGTTATGTAGGTtttgaccatctccaagaagaTCGAGGGGAAGAAGAAATGAAATGACCCTATTACAAAGGATGGTTGATAGTGAAAGACACATATGAACACTATCCTTCTCCTATGAGAGGaataattaaaagatattctaGATAGTCATGGCTACCTTGTTTAGTCCCCCTATAGTTTTTGATGTAGTTCTTAGTTCTAGGTGCTTTGCTACTAGTTTTTCTATGACTCTTGTTCTCTGTATTGTTACATTTTTCTACTATGTTACTTTGGCTAAAACTCCTAGTTGTAGGGGCTTTCTTTCTAAGCCCATCATTTTTTATTGGATGTTTTAATTGTTCAATTGTATGTATTGGGGTCCTTCCCCACTTAACTTAATAAATAACAATAGTAGGACAATCAATAACAAGGTTTCCTAACATCACAgactaaaaaaaattaatttctattAAGTTCTATGTATCTTATTTGCGATATTCCATTTAttagaaataattttaaaagaTAATGTAAAGCATTAATATAATCATTATTAAGTAATATCTCAATTCAAATATTCATATAACATTAATAATTATCTTTGAGCTGAGAGGCTTTCTACAATGACAACAAAAGTATTGGTTAACATTTCATTTTTTGAGTAAATTTGACATGCATATAAATGCTTAAAGAATTCAGGTGGCAATTATGTTTTCACCAAAAGCTGATCTATGTAAATTAAATTTGACGTTTATTTGCATGTCCACCATTAATTTATTATTACCCTAGGTTGCGTATGATGGATCTTCCAATGGATGACAACCTTTAAGTAGATAAGTAGATACATGAAgaaaatgtgggattgtattaGAAGTTGTATCCAAATCATGAAAACCTTAACtcaaattaattcaaattacaAGTTTAAATAGgtttctctctagccaaatatacaaaatatataaattttaaagtATTAAATTGGTGAGTATTAAAGT
This window harbors:
- the LOC131061931 gene encoding probable LRR receptor-like serine/threonine-protein kinase At3g47570, which produces MKMLVFLLFFLSIQVSYSAHSYQSDEDALLTFKRSLILDPQNYLLDWSPNHSFCNWTGIACSSRHQRVVSFNLTGMSLVGPISPFIGNLSFLKVLSLWNNHFHGHIPPELGRLSRLRILRLSRNELEGPIPSTLADCRSLNKLLLSYNNLSGEIPFELGLLSQLEIIALERNQLTGTIPSSLGNLSSLTDLELGGNRLYGHIPMELGMLSQLRRLDLENSFTGVIPNTLFNCSLLQKLSLYGNYLTGHIPWQFGNLPELQVLLLWGNQFIGEIPTSLSNCTQLQVLELELNQLSGLVPLEFGNLLQLQWLNLGGNNLVSGSSDLSILTALSNCSSLQFLSFSHNYLTGILPSSISKLSSELSYLDFSNNRIEGNIPSGIGNLTKMQVLTLSNNHFNGSIPSTLGLLLNLERLLLEENNLDGRIPESLGHAKQLGLLSLSENMISGKIPESLGGLSQLRDLLIDKNQLSGKIPAGLGRCITLEKVDLAQNKLEGNIPDDWASLTNLQFYLNISNNLLQGSISVISKMAMVQAIDVSLNNFSGEISGALSSCKNLQYLNLSRNSFNGPIPVSLTNLKNLQDIDMSCNNLSGTIPVGFKEMKMLQHINLSSNSLTGEVPEGGVFTTIDKSAILGNIGLCGKWIKLQPCSNPKHEQFLMSKKVIVPAVIGTTIFIISFILVIYYMRHSNKNVPDINIGLKRISYEELVEATNGFSHTNLVGDGSFGSVYKGTLKDGTDIAVKALNMLDENSIKGFERECNVLKRVRHRNVIKITSICSNLDFKALVLPFMSNGSLEKWLYPQGGDECTLTLSNRLKIAKEIAQGMAYLHHHCFVQVIHCDLKPNNVLLDDDFTPYIADFGITKILFGSSSDSLTSSSALKGSIGYIAPEYSMGGNVSTKGDVYSYGILILELLTRKRPTNDMFKEGINLPKWASMDFPNKIIEVVDNYLLQDVNEINISMVLACLTQCIQVGLVCTRELPQQRPNMIEIVDRLENIVDAFLGIPRAFHLPIDISPLLESTSGPKANIEDWSTSTS